CGTCGTGCAGGAAATGCAGGCGGGGTATGTCATCAAGGACCGGCTGCTGCGGCCGGCGCTGGTGGCGGTGGCGAAGGCGGGGTGAGTGGAAGGGCGAAGTATCGGCCCGAGTTCGAGGCCGCGCTTCGCCTGTTCGCCCGTGCGAGCGGAATGTTGACCGATCGCGGCTATGATCCGCCAATCGTGGTGGGTGGCGCGGCCGTCGAGTTATATTCTCGCAGTGCTGTGATGACCGGCGACTTCGACATCTCGACTGCGCGGCAGGCAGTGTTTGAAGAGGCGCTTCAAGCGCTGGGTTTCGTGAGGCCGAGCGGCGCTGGAAAGCTCACGCGAGGTTGGCTTCATCCCGACTTGCAATTGGGCTTCGAAGTCGTCGCGTCGAACCTGTTCGACGGTCTGGCAGATCGCGAGCGTCTCTTGATCGTGAATCTCGACGATGACGGAACGGCAGCGTTCGTGTCGATTGAAGATATGATCGCAGACCGCGTCGCACAGTTCGCGTCCGGGTCGGCGCCGGAGATGTTGGAGCAGGCCCGAGCCTTGCTTGCACTTCACAGTCATGTCGATCGATCGTATCTATCTCGCAGAATTTTCGAGGAAACGGCAGGCGATTATGACCTTGAATCGTTCGAAGCCGATTTCGCTTGATGATCTCGCGGCCTATATCGAGCGCCGCCGTATCGAAACCGGCATCACCGAACTACCCCGCAACTCCGGCCTCCGCCGTACCGCCAGCAAGCGCGCGCTGTTGAAGGCAATCGAGGAGGCTGGCGGCAAATGGTGAATCCGAACCTCAATCTCGTCGCCGATCGGCCGACGTTCGTCACGCACCTCGAATGTTCGATGACGGGCGAGCGCTATCCCGCCGACCAGCTTCACAATCTTTCGCGGGCCGGCAAGCCGCTGCTGGTGCGCTATGATCTGGGTGCTGTCCGCGCCGCCGTTCCGCGCGCCATGAT
This genomic stretch from Sphingomonas panacis harbors:
- a CDS encoding uL15m family ribosomal protein, whose product is MTLNRSKPISLDDLAAYIERRRIETGITELPRNSGLRRTASKRALLKAIEEAGGKW